TATCAAATGGGACAGTACAGAAAAGTTTTTGTCAATAAAACCAGCGAGTAATACAATGAAGAAAAAACGCTAGAGAAACGATATAAATGAAATAAACCAAACCGAGGCCTGTACGAAGTACAgtgtccttaaaacagattcgtcccCTCCTGTATGTGCTTTGAGGATCGTcttggacgtctgtttcccagaatacaacggaacaaccagaagtgacttagcacgagacactactacggcgaactgaaaacgtacctttactttatcaccgagatttaacGGAGGCCAAATGGAAAGATACCAATATATAATGCAAGAGAGTGCTTGAAAGAGATAAAATTTTCATGTGTATGAAACGAGGAAGTGAACACACTATTTATAGGCCCTAAAATGCATACCAAGAGTAatgcaagattaattaactcaattaatctttccattaactcaagaatatgaagagccAAAACTCTTCAACTAACTCAAGAATATGGAGAGACAAAAGACACTCTCACATTCatgagacgtaatttttatccaAAACTCTTCAAATTTCCAACACATAACACACAGATAAGCCATAATGTTGCTTGAGCACAACATTAATAATTATCCCCTCGGGATTGCATCCAATGGTCTTTACTAATACCTTTACTAGGATTTAGAATGAACAGCAAAATATGGCTCAAACAAGCATGCAAATAATTGCCTCCTAAAAAAATACTCGGTCGCCCATCTTCATCGTCTGGCCTCATCGTGACTAAGTCTCATGTTAAACTCCTTCCGAcctaaaaattaaaaaagcaaAAAGACATACCTTCAACAGGTTGACACGAAACGTGTAAAGATCCGGACAGTATTTATTTCAATTGCTACAGCTCTGGCAAAAGTTTATGCTAGCATCCAAACCTCACATTCGAGAAGGACGTCAGTCAGAAATGATCAACAAAGAGAAAAAAAACAGAAGATATTAATCTCACAAGGTATGTACCAGACCAGACTATCTGTGACGGTACAGCCGACAAAGGTTACAAGTTAAAGTTGGGAACTATGACTTCAATGTATTTCTTGCGTCCAACTGTATGTAAACAGATTATGTATATACATTATTTAGCTACAATTACATCCAACCGATGGGATATACTCATATACCTGTTGAAAGAATAGCCTGTAAATCGCCATATTCTATCTCTCCCAAACTTCAACCACGCAATATTTAGCTCGTAAATCAAGTTCCAATACTTTTTATAGTATGCTCGTTTTTGCTGGTGCGAAGATATTCAAAGAAAAATGTAACATCTCACACGTCATATGATGCTTATCTCTTTGAGTGCTTTGGACTGTGTCTGGAATGCCTTGAATCATGGCCTACATCCCTCTCTTTGTAACTCCTCCCCCAATCAACAGCTGAGTTCAGTTCATAACCAGATTTTGAGTTGCTGTGATGTCTCTTGTGAGAGATTCTGATGTCAGACTCAGACTCAGACTCTCCCTTTAAAACCTTTTTGACGATCACTCGGTTCACAGCATCCCATTCTCTCATGGTACTTCGACTCTCCATAATGATGCTTGTCTCTCCTTTTGCTAGGCTGATCAGAACTTCTGGTCGGATATTCTGGGTTTGATTTTAACCTCCGAGAATGATACAACCTCTTCTGCCTTCCACCATAAGAGGAGTCATATCTTTTCTTATGTTTATCATCAGCGTAGCGATCAACAGAATCATGATATTTGTCACGTTGATTTCTCTTCCTTGATCTTCGAGTGAAGCTCTCCCTAGTGACACCCAAGCTAAGTTCTTTTCCTATTGGTGACTTGTAAAAATGTGCTCTTTCTGCACTTTTATAACGATAGCTCTCAGGAAAAAAGTCTTTGTCGCCAGAAAATTGTTGTCTGATACACAATATCTCAAATTAGAAATTTATATTTGCAGAGGACATACCAAGGAAAGGAACAGAAGATTAAGGTAAATTAATGAAAGAACAAATGCATGAAGTACAAGTTCCTGTAACCAAGGTCATACATATGAAGATTGATGCAACTTCTGGTCATCAATTCTCACTCATTGAAAAGGAGAAGAGACAAAAACCTTAGCACCTGCATAAGAGATTGTACTACCGCTGAGGCATATCATCACAAGCTTACCTTGGCAGATTTTCGTTTGAATGTTTCTGTCTATTTTTGCAGCGTTGAAGCCCAAAAAACTCAGAATGGCAAGGCGGTCCCATGTTTCCCATCCTCAAATTTTCACTGCCACATATAGTCAGTGTCAAATGTTGCACATGCCAACTTTGCGGAAGATTTGAGGAAATGATATGAGTAACAACCAGCAAACCTACCTAGGAACAAAGGAACCACCACACATGGAACAGATATAAGGAGGGATTGCATACGGTGCCGCTGGGGCCAGGTATGCATTGAATGGCATCAATCCGTGATTACTATACATATTTGCATATGATCTAAAAGGATGAATTGTAGAGTTACTCATGTAGGGGGGGCCATAGGTTCGCATGCCTCCATTAAGTGCATAATTTCCTAAAATTGAGTGGTGATATAATTAAACAGGCAATTGTAAAAAGAGCAGGAGACAAAAAAACTGATTATACCTGGCTGAAACATGGGAGTTAGATTAGAAGTAGGGCAATCTCTAATGAGATGGTCAGGCGAACCACATGTCAAACAAGTACGAATCCCCTGAACACCAACAATGCACTGTcaataaaaacttaaaacaaTTCCTAGCAAAGACCTTGGACCAAGAAGCATACTTCAATGAATTTCAATTGCATTCCCACCATATATTGAAGAGTGTCTAATGAAGACAAAGAAGAGAGAAAACTCTGAAAGTTCAGAAAACACCATATATAGTTTACTCCTCTCTCAAAAgagaaaataaagaatgattGGGGTCATTATGAATCTTTATTTCATCGTTTGGGCTCCGGATGGTTCTAGCACATACCATTTCTATAGAATTTAATTCAGGAGATGATACTCACAAGTCAAGGTCTGTTAAGTTTACCTCATTGTGTTCACCATGAGCCAAAAAATTTATATCTCCACCTGAAATTAATGGCACCATCGCACAAGTCAGtatacataataataataataagctGATATAGATTACAGAGTCGTTATCAGGCATTTTTTACCTTCTCTGTCAATCCAGAATTCCTCTTCTCTCTTAGCACTAGAATCAGCTGTAATTTAAAAGCAAAAACTCGCAAATGTCAAGTAGGGGGTGGGAGCTAGTGAAGGAAAAAAAGGTGATTAGAACTTATGAATAAAGGGCTATAAAATCGAGTGTGCAGATGCTATCAGATCCATCGAAAATGATTAGCCTCACAAGCCTGAGGAAAGCAGAGAAAAAGGGAGTTTTTACAAAGGTGTAATAAATTTTGGCATTCATAGCctctaaaataaatataacatcaGCAGTCACCACAAACCCTCACCTGGATTCCATTATTATGCTCAATAAGTTATTTGCATAGCATATTTGGAAAAAGGTGTTTTGTACAGTATAGTGGTATAATTGCCTTTCAAGGTTTTTATTTAACTCTCAGATATACTCAGCTGATTATAGCAACTATGCCTTATATTAGAAAAGGTCTATATGCTTTTCCACAAAAAAAAGGGGTCTGTATGCtcaaaagaaacaaatggaTATAGCAGACAAGTTTCTGTCAATGAAACTGTCCATTctacttcttcacataaaaagtaGACAGACAGTATCGTAAGTTCCTATCTATGAAACTGTCCATTCTacttcttaacataaaaagtagaACAGACAGAATCATGGAAACAGTTCCATAACAAGGAGACCATCCAAAAGCTTCACCCTTCAGCAATATCCTACACACGGATATTTTATACATCATGCATAGGCAAGTACCATCATCATGATCTTTTTAACTTGAGGAATAACAAGTTGATTTTTCATCCGAAAAGTCGCTGAAGGTGTGACATCTTCAAATCCTCTCTGCAAGTTATCATGATGAGGATACCTGCCTCTTACACTATCTACTTGTTTGGCTTTCTGGCATTGAAAGGCAGATTTTATATCGTTATCACCTACTAAGCTGTCGTGATTACCAGAGTCTGCAAATGGCACATTTCTTTGCGGCTGTTGCTCATAACATGATTCAAAAACTTGATTTGATCCTTTCCCAGTGGCAGCAGGAGACTGAGGAACTTCCAGTTCCCTTTTGACAACCCTATGAGCACAATAAATGCCTTCAGCTCGGATTCCAGATTCTCCATCTGCatgtacaaaataaaaaatttatgcacCATTCCAAGGCATGTCCATCAAAATTTGACAAAAAAACAAGCTATCCACCTGGCACGTGTTTCTGCAAGTCGTGATTCTCTAAACCAGAGACAAGCACCTGATATTCAAGGAAACGTCTAATTGCTTTTCGAAGTGATAAATTTGGTAGTAGATCTCCTACGCTGCATTGGCCAGAAAAGCATTTTGGGCACCTTCCTTTCTCAACAAGCACCCGACTAATACCTGAACAACCAAAACATAATTCGGTATAAATAAATCTTATAACAATTATTATGAAAAAACTCCAGCACATGAAAACAACTTGCTAAAGTGTGAACATTTAACGGATGATCGTGAATCCCCAGATGTAATCATGTTTCTCAGTACTTGCAGTGTTCTTCAACCAACAGCAGAAGGTAGTCATATTAAGAGAACTTGTTGGTACTCACAATTTTCACAAAAGCTATGATGGCAGCAACGTATCATCACAGCGTCCTTGAGGTAATATTTGCAGAGTGTGCATTTCAGTTCCAAAGGTAAATTACTAATTTGCACGAAAATGAAATTGGAATTAGATAGCCTTGTGACAACATCTCAAAAATCAGGTCTGCGAGAATAAGAATTCTATGAAAATCTAGTGAAACCAAAGGAGAAGCAACAAAATATATACTTGTTTTGCTTCCTTTGCTCTTCCACTCTGGCTTccaatgaaatatttatcgCATTCCCGTTTTGCTTAGAGCCTGAAAGTAAATGTCACATTATCGATAGATTCCTAACCCAAAAAAGCAGATGTAACCAGAACAGAACAAACCTCCGAGTATGGCTTCACTGAGGTTATTGGTGGCGAGATTTTGGTGGTCTAACCTGGAAAACCAAGGCAATACAAAAGAATGTTACAATCTAGAGGACTCAAGAAACAAAATATGATAAACCAACCCTCTCTTTCATGGAAACATGAGTTGCATTTTAAATCTGATCGCAAAGTAATCACTGATCAGAGGGAGAGTCACAAGTTTCAATTAAACAAACAGGAGGTCTACTTTGTTTTTCAAGATAAAAAAAGTAGGTCATTGAACAAATTAAATGGAAGTAGATAAACACACTATCATTTTCCATTACAAGACCAAATATGCTGAAAGGACGTACACAATATCCAAGCGAGCTCATCGTTGGTGCCACTTACAACCATAAGAAAATCAAAGAAAGCCAACAGATTTAATATGAAAGTCACTCACTAGATTGATAAATTAACTACTTGTCCTTCAACATGGAAAAAAATTTGCAAATAGAATATATGCTACCCATTTCAACAATTCATGACCTCTAACTGTTTACAGAAATAATTCTGTAGAAACTAATTcaggtcaatttttttttaaaatcatcaaaaggcaAATTGTATCAAAAACTATAAGAAATTGAATACTGTCTTGTAACAAGTCATCAGTCAACAAAAAATGCAATAGAGCTTCAAAACACTTTTTCAAAATATGCATAGAGAGGATAAACatgtaatttaaaattaatagaTGACCATATACCTCAAGCCAGTAAAGTCTTCCATGTTCTTGTTCATTACATTGTTcttaatttcttgaacagatggAGGCAAGTTTGCGTTGATAAAGGGAAACAAATCAGCACCAAAGTCATCAAACTCATCAATCGGTTCTTTCTGTAGATACAAGAATGTGCGATGATGAGGAAAATAATAGGCAACCATGTATGCAAAGAATCAGCATCTTAAATCAAACAAAAAGGTAATCTAAGAATTGAGATATTACACTGATAGAAATTTAGTGATATTTCAAACAAAAGTGGCCCCAGAATTAAATCAAAACCGAAGAAAAACAGTAGAAGTGACAGATGCGAACTACTCATATCAACACAACTTACAGCAGGATTCGAAGTATAGGATCCTTCCGTCTCATTCACAGCTTCAAGAGGTGACCTGCACTAATAATAAATTAGTTAACCAAAAAATTTGCTCTGTATAGTGACATACAATAATTTGAGAATTatgagaagaaaaagaaaggaTTACATTTACACACGGAGAAAGGATAAAAGACGGGAAGGTGCGTGAGTTTATAGATGAATGGAGTTCACAAAGAGATATATCGTGCATCTTATGGATTGATTCCTCAAAATATTTAAGCAAAATTTCAAGAAGGTTTCAATAGGATTATCTAGAGACAAAAACAATAATAGGATATCTTGGAGCAAAACAACATTAGTTTTGTAACTTAAATATCCTGGAAAGGCCGTTATTTAAGTAAAGAGAACAGAAAAGAAATAACCGCTGGAAGCATAATCCTGTCCCTTTGCAAGCAACAGCTATTCATATACCTAACTGATCTTTACGTGTGACATAAATACATTGATTTATCGTTTCTAGACAACTAATGTAATAGCGAGTGGCTTATAACATAAAGATAGCTTGGTATTGTCGAATTCAGCGTCTACTATTTAAtcaaaagtcacaactaatgataaTAATTCATCGCAAATTTTTGCACTCAAACGCTATTTTTTGATTGATCCCCTAACAAGGACATTTATTGTTCCCAAATGGTCTCTCCCAATAACAGAAAGTGGAATATACATTTCTACAACTCGGTAGCCACTGAAAATGTTGTGTCTCGATACAGGACTAAAAACTAACAAAATCAAGGTTATAGGACTTCGACCAAACTTTGGCAAATTAGAGGATAAAAATAGACAACTTACAGGACCAATCTGACAATTATTATATACAGCTCAAGCAAACGGTCGTGATTAAGGAGATTATTATGATATGAGAAAAAGCTAAATAAGGAAAAATATGGTTAGAATTACGTGTCTTCTAGTTATGAGTACTTTTCAGCGAAAGCtaatcttgttttttttttttccccattTGGCGTACTCAATGAAAATCCTAAACGCATCAAAACATCGAATTTCTGTTACACAAACAACGATAATAACTAAATGTGATGTCATAAATCAAAAGAATTGCAAAAGTACTAAAACATAAGTCGACACCTTTTAGCTTCATATTGGTGGCCAAACATCTTTCTTTTCACTTCAACATGTGTTAAAATAGAGGATGTGATCATGTACCAAATCACATAACGATTTACGGACCAAACAGATGATGGAAAATTACATGTTTCCCCGTGTTCATCGGTAAACTATTCGATAATTACGAAAACACAAGAGTATAATCTCATCAATCTATAGTCCAAACAGATGATTCCAAATTACATGCTTCCACATGCTCATCAATAACTTAATTATTCGATAATTTCCAAAACCATAGAGTCACACAAGTCAACGCACCAACAAAATTCTTCGATCGATAACTACCAAACCGTCGAATAACTAGAATTAATTCACCAATTCATGTCATCCACTTACCACATTTGTGTTGATCTAAACCAACTAGCAGACCATGCTATTGAAAAACATAAGTGGCCATGATCATAGCGATATTCTCGCGCTACTAATCCAATACACTGCTCGCTTGTATtcacaaaaaacaaaaatttaccAAACCTCGAGCGTGCATTCCAAATCTCCAGTCATGAAACAACAAGATCATCTTGCTATTTTTAAACATGAAATACCCCAAACATTACTGAATATGACAAGCATTCTCGTGCATGCAAAATTTCAAATAGAGACTCTTCAAAAATACTGCAAAAAGCCCAAAGAAACTAgctaattaattttaaataaagaaagaaactCACAGAACCGCGGGCACAGCTCCACAGGGAACTCTTCTAACAATGACGCTGGATCCACGGGGAATTTGGAAATCATCACCTTTGTATTCTACATCAGACCCACATATCCAGTTACTTAAAACCAACTCGCATAATTAGTTACCAGAAATTTCATTCATCAAAAGAAATTGAAAATGCATGCACGGTGCACCGACTCAGCACATGAAATCACGATTAAGGAAAAGGAAGACGAAAACACGGCAACTCAACGAAATGACAGGAATTTCAAGGGAATGACGAATTTGACACACCTAGACCGGAACCCGCGTCTGAGAACACGAGATCGAAGCCTTGCTGCGAAGCCTTTCCTCTCAGAATCTTCGCTCGAAGTTCTCGAACGGAGATTGACGCCCGATCTCCAACCTCCATTGAATCAAAGTTGACGGCGCTCCTGAATTTGAAACGGATCGACGACATAGCTTTGCTTCGTCTCTCCGAACACCGCTCAGAAGAACGTGCATATATGGagctgtgtgtgtgtgtatataaatatatatacatacatgtaCAACAGTTTCTTTGTCAGGAATGGATTTTCCACTGTTTTCTGTGTCAGAACAGAAGCAGGTAGCGGAGGAAAGGGGTATATTTATAGAAGTGGAGGGGGATGGGGTCACCACGTGCGTCAACGAGGAGACAGGAATTTTGTAAGATATTTTGTACTGTATTACTTTGAAATTTATGACATCATTCCATAATTTGTGTCGCGGATAAAAGATTCTCTCTATTTATAAATTGAAGAGCATTTTGTGCAAATTTTGTGCAATTCTTTTTCTAAGAAAAAGCATTGTAGTGCAAGTTTAATTTCAAGTAGTTAATTTCCAGCTTATCTAAATCCTGATGGGCATATTAATTCTTGAAAAAATTTGCATGCAAACTGTTAAAACACCAATTTTCATTTCCAGAAAtctcttaaatatttgaaaattttaaacaaaatgtaTTATTGGTTGATTATTTTGGTTGGTGTAGTTTAATAATTTTGTGAAATCAGTAAAATGTTTAATCTTTTTTTGGgtgataataaattttattatattgagCTTAATTATGCTTAATTTTGTGCATATGTTTTGTGCATTTGatatagagtaggtctcttgtgagacggtgtcacgaatttttatctgtgagacttgtcaaccctactgatattcacaataaaaagtaatactcttagcataaaaagtaatattttttcatggaagacccaaataagatatccgtctcacaaaatacaacccgtgagaccgtctcacacaagtttttaccttggATATAATATCTGTACATTAGATTACCCTATATATGATAAAGCTCAATTATTatctaaaaaatattaattgataTCTGCTAATCTCTAATTTTTGTACTAAAACATAATTCCCATATCAATATAGCCACAAAACATATAATTGAATCTGAATTCATCAAATAGTTTTGGATCTAATTATTGATGTTAATTATCAATTATCGGAATTGAGATGGagtataatcaatgcaaaacaAAAATTTTCTTCATTCGCATATATATCAATCTACTCAAAACACACATGATGAATTCTCAAATCATATAAATTTTAAGCTAATAATTTATAAACAATATATAGTTCTTGTGTTGATAGTAAAATCTCATACATTGTtcaaagaataaaataataatacatcAATTCACTTAACATGTCTCACTTtaaaagaacagagttcttaattttttttttaaacgtaACGACACAGTTCGTTCTTGAAATAATTAATATCAATTTCgtttcaataaaattattatagtTGTTAATAATTTATTCCTTACTGTTTTTCACtatcaaaattaatattaatatgaaataattaattaaaagtaacaataaaaatattattataaatcaaattaataataagtgataattaaaaaaattaataagaagtatatattattaataataagaaataaAGTTAGaaaagataataaaatatatttgagcaataataagaataataaatgaaaataatcaataatgtgtaatataaataataatatcaataattattataaaaaaataaattaataatggtaagaaatataataattaacaGAGTTGATtggttaaaatttgaaaaagaagTTCATGTACAAAATATGTGACAAAGTAAAGGTATTTTcctattaatttttatgtgaaTGAAGAGTTAAAACTTAAAACTATGTTTTTAAAATGCGGATTGATATCGATTATTTAACAGAGAGATTATGCCTGATTAAAAATAGGTTTTAGTGATTTATTTAGAGTTTTCActgttaataatatatatatatttttcttatattGAATAATGAATACCTTAggccataattttttttagaactgaaataatttttatcttttactaatatattcaatataaaaatatataattaaagtttttttgttattaattttatataaattgatTGATTCTAACTTATGATAAAAAATTTgctaaatattattaatataaaactGAAAAgtaactttaatattttaataatttttaaatttttacattttgtattgaataaaatataaaataatttaatttttataggTGCAACCAGTCCAACCCGAGTTAAACCTATCGGGTTCACGGAATGGGAGAAGACGAGTATCAGATTTGGTCATATTTGTCTCGCTGTCATCATATAATTGTTTGacttaatttattatatatatataaaaaaaatttattttgactTATATGTGGTGGGACCTTGGAGTATAATTCGCTGGGACTAAATTTggcgggggggggggggggggggggggggggtgggtGTGGGGAGTAAAGACCAAATAAATAAGCCTTTAGTCACCCACTATTCACAACCCTTCCTAATTATGCATGGATTCTTGTTTTGATTGGCTTTAACTTCAACCCCATACTTTCTGGTGAAAAAAGTTCATGCGAAATGCTCCTTGGACACAAAGGACTTCTGGGGACGAGGTTGAGTCGAGACGGCCTGTACAGGCTAAACCccataagaaaatattccaaCGGTATCACCATTGCATCTGGTCGTTCTTCGGTGACCACAGACCCGCATTCTTGAACCTGcatgcataacaacaggtacgATACGTCATGAATGGGTCGCCGTGCACTTTTTAGATAGTTGTAGGAGAAAGCAGTTATAGTGCAATGTACCTCAACCAAGGCACTGAATCTCCTATCTAACTTCAATGTCATGTGGAGAGCTTCATAGTGTAGAAAGGAGAGTTTTCTCCAACGAAAATCAAGGTCGGACATTTAAGTTTCCTCAAGCCTTCGGTAATGTCTGGCCTCCTGCCACACAGGAGATATTGAGATACAACTCTTTGGGCGACAAAGGAAGCAATGATAGAAATGTGTATAATTGGTGACACATGGTGTACTGTTGCCTGTCGGTGTACTATGTAAGGATTATGAGAAGCTTATGACAATCAGTAAAAGATTTCACCGAGTGACCAATGTTTCCGCTTGCTGCATTATCAGTTGA
The Primulina tabacum isolate GXHZ01 chromosome 9, ASM2559414v2, whole genome shotgun sequence DNA segment above includes these coding regions:
- the LOC142556613 gene encoding uncharacterized protein LOC142556613 codes for the protein MEVGDRASISVRELRAKILRGKASQQGFDLVFSDAGSGLEYKGDDFQIPRGSSVIVRRVPCGAVPAVLSPLEAVNETEGSYTSNPAKEPIDEFDDFGADLFPFINANLPPSVQEIKNNVMNKNMEDFTGLRLDHQNLATNNLSEAILGGSKQNGNAINISLEARVEEQRKQNNNLPLELKCTLCKYYLKDAVMIRCCHHSFCENCISRVLVEKGRCPKCFSGQCSVGDLLPNLSLRKAIRRFLEYQVLVSGLENHDLQKHVPDGESGIRAEGIYCAHRVVKRELEVPQSPAATGKGSNQVFESCYEQQPQRNVPFADSADSSAKREEEFWIDREGGDINFLAHGEHNEGIRTCLTCGSPDHLIRDCPTSNLTPMFQPGNYALNGGMRTYGPPYMSNSTIHPFRSYANMYSNHGLMPFNAYLAPAAPYAIPPYICSMCGGSFVPSENLRMGNMGPPCHSEFFGLQRCKNRQKHSNENLPRQQFSGDKDFFPESYRYKSAERAHFYKSPIGKELSLGVTRESFTRRSRKRNQRDKYHDSVDRYADDKHKKRYDSSYGGRQKRLYHSRRLKSNPEYPTRSSDQPSKRRDKHHYGESKYHERMGCCEPSDRQKGFKGRV